A section of the Stenotrophomonas sp. 364 genome encodes:
- the thrA gene encoding bifunctional aspartate kinase/homoserine dehydrogenase I, producing the protein MSSVAVLPAVAEPAAPGLRAATSTIVHKFGGTSVADAERYRHVAQLLLAREEAVQVTVVSAMKGVTDALIAVAGLAADDAPHWRDAWHALRARHRGAAVALLGEHAGLTVEWLDARFDHLAEVLGALAVIGELPVEVLDRVQGLGEVYSAQLLGQYLQSLGEECAVLDARDVLVVDRGELGVDVDWVQSAQRLARWREAHPSPRVVATGFVARDRRDRITTLGRNGSDYSGAIFAALFNADELHIWTDVDGVLSADPRVVPEAVQLDALSYDEACELAYFGAKVVHPQTMSPAIERGLPIIIRNTFNPLHPGTRITAERTVAGPIKGLTLSPDLAVLNLEGTGLIGVPGTAERVFASLRNAHVSVVMISQGSSEHSICCVVKQAEAARARDALLQAFAHELNLGQVQRVQLTDNVSVLAAVGDGMAGQPGVAARLFESLGRAQVNILAIAQGSSERNISVAVDSRHATKALRAAHAGFWLSPQTFSVGVIGPGNVGAALLDQLQAAQSQLLGRANVDLRLRAVASRSRMVLDQRGLHGDWRSALAASSEATDLDAFTEHLLSAHLPHALVIDCSGSAEVADRYAGWLAAGIHVVTPNKQAGAGPLPRYQAIREAAAASGARFRYEATVGAGLPVITTLRDLVDTGDEVLAIDGIFSGTLAWLFNKYDGQVPFSQLVAQARGMGYTEPDPRDDLSGVDVARKLVILAREAGRGLSLEQVQVESLVPEALRQAGVEEFMAGLDAVDAVFAERLAAAQARGAVLRYVARLSPEGAQVGLVELPAGHAFANLRLTDNVVQFTTRRYCDNPLVVQGPGAGPEVTAAGVFADVLRVAVGEGARL; encoded by the coding sequence ATGTCATCCGTCGCCGTCCTGCCTGCTGTCGCTGAACCCGCTGCCCCCGGACTTCGGGCCGCCACCTCCACCATCGTGCATAAATTCGGCGGCACCTCGGTGGCCGATGCCGAGCGCTACCGCCATGTGGCCCAGCTGCTGCTGGCACGCGAGGAAGCGGTGCAGGTCACCGTGGTGTCGGCCATGAAGGGCGTCACCGATGCGCTGATCGCGGTGGCCGGTCTGGCGGCCGACGATGCGCCGCACTGGCGCGACGCGTGGCATGCATTGCGCGCACGTCATCGCGGTGCCGCGGTGGCGTTGCTGGGTGAGCACGCCGGCCTGACGGTGGAGTGGCTGGACGCCCGGTTCGACCACCTTGCCGAGGTTCTCGGTGCACTGGCGGTGATCGGCGAGCTGCCGGTGGAAGTGCTGGACCGGGTGCAGGGGCTGGGCGAGGTGTACTCGGCGCAGCTGCTTGGCCAGTACCTGCAGAGCCTGGGCGAGGAATGCGCCGTGCTCGACGCACGGGATGTACTGGTGGTGGATCGTGGCGAGCTGGGCGTGGACGTGGACTGGGTGCAGAGCGCACAGCGCCTCGCACGCTGGCGTGAGGCGCACCCGTCGCCGCGGGTGGTCGCCACCGGTTTCGTGGCCCGCGACCGCCGCGACCGCATCACCACCCTGGGCCGCAACGGCAGCGACTATTCCGGCGCGATCTTCGCAGCGCTGTTCAACGCCGACGAACTGCATATCTGGACCGATGTGGATGGCGTGCTCTCGGCCGACCCGCGCGTGGTGCCGGAGGCCGTGCAGCTGGACGCCCTCAGCTACGACGAGGCCTGCGAGCTGGCGTACTTCGGGGCGAAGGTGGTGCACCCGCAGACGATGTCGCCGGCGATCGAGCGCGGCCTGCCGATCATCATCCGCAACACCTTCAATCCCCTCCACCCGGGCACGCGCATCACCGCCGAACGGACCGTTGCCGGGCCGATCAAGGGCCTGACGCTGAGCCCGGACCTGGCCGTGCTGAACCTGGAGGGCACCGGTCTGATCGGCGTGCCGGGTACGGCCGAGCGGGTGTTCGCCTCGCTGCGCAACGCGCATGTGTCGGTGGTGATGATCTCGCAGGGATCGTCGGAGCATTCGATCTGCTGCGTGGTCAAGCAGGCCGAAGCGGCGCGCGCGCGCGATGCACTGCTGCAGGCGTTTGCCCATGAACTCAACCTTGGCCAGGTGCAGCGCGTGCAGCTCACCGACAACGTCAGCGTGCTGGCGGCAGTGGGCGATGGCATGGCCGGGCAGCCGGGCGTGGCCGCACGCCTGTTTGAATCGCTGGGGCGGGCGCAGGTCAACATCCTGGCGATCGCGCAGGGCTCGTCCGAGCGCAACATCTCGGTCGCCGTCGACAGCCGGCACGCCACCAAGGCGCTGCGCGCCGCCCATGCCGGGTTCTGGCTGTCACCGCAGACCTTCTCGGTGGGCGTGATCGGGCCGGGCAACGTCGGCGCGGCGCTGCTGGACCAGCTGCAGGCGGCGCAGTCGCAGCTGCTCGGGCGTGCCAACGTCGACCTGCGTCTGCGCGCGGTGGCCTCGCGCAGCCGCATGGTGCTCGATCAGCGCGGCCTGCATGGCGACTGGCGCAGCGCGCTGGCCGCATCGTCCGAAGCCACCGACCTGGACGCCTTTACCGAACACCTGTTGTCGGCCCACCTGCCGCATGCGCTGGTCATCGACTGCAGCGGCAGCGCCGAGGTGGCCGACCGCTACGCCGGGTGGCTGGCGGCCGGCATCCATGTGGTAACCCCGAACAAACAGGCCGGCGCAGGCCCGCTGCCGCGCTACCAGGCCATCCGCGAGGCGGCCGCCGCCAGCGGTGCGCGTTTCCGCTACGAAGCCACGGTGGGAGCCGGCCTGCCGGTGATCACCACGTTGCGCGACCTGGTCGATACCGGCGACGAAGTGCTGGCCATTGACGGCATCTTCTCCGGCACGCTGGCGTGGCTGTTCAACAAGTACGACGGGCAGGTACCGTTCTCGCAGCTGGTGGCGCAGGCCCGCGGCATGGGCTATACCGAGCCGGACCCGCGCGATGACCTGTCAGGCGTGGATGTGGCGCGCAAACTGGTGATCCTCGCGCGCGAGGCCGGGCGTGGCCTGAGCCTGGAGCAGGTGCAGGTGGAGAGCCTGGTGCCCGAGGCGCTGCGTCAGGCCGGGGTGGAGGAGTTCATGGCCGGGCTGGATGCGGTGGATGCGGTCTTCGCCGAGCGCCTGGCCGCGGCCCAGGCGCGGGGCGCGGTGTTGCGTTACGTGGCACGGCTGTCGCCCGAGGGTGCGCAGGTGGGGCTGGTTGAGCTGCCGGCCGGGCACGCGTTCGCGAACCTGCGCCTGACCGACAACGTGGTGCAGTTCACCACGCGACGCTACTGCGACAACCCGCTTGTGGTGCAGGGCCCGGGTGCGGGCCCCGAAGTGACCGCCGCTGGCGTATTCGCCGATGTGCTGCGGGTGGCGGTGGGCGAAGGAGCGCGCCTGTGA
- a CDS encoding DMT family transporter produces the protein MNRSMGVGIANGIAAGALWGVVFLAPAMLSQFGAVQLSAGRYLVYGLIAVVLLAPRWRDLRTRIGIAEWRGLLWLSLAGNLVYFVLLANAVQWAGGAAASLIVGLIPVVVTLAGVREKGAVPLRKLAPALLLCLAGVALVGYEALQAEHAQGSTGRRLLGLLCALGALFSWAVYSIGNSRWLARRADLSGHDWSLLTGVATGALALLLVPSAFLLPNAPHAVVDWGWFWLISAGVAVVASVLGNACWNRASRNLPLTLTGQMIVFETLFALLYGFAWQQRWPTAMETVAIVCLVSGVLMCAHAHRPPRAITEHAG, from the coding sequence ATGAATCGATCGATGGGAGTGGGCATCGCCAACGGGATTGCCGCCGGTGCGCTGTGGGGCGTGGTGTTCCTGGCCCCGGCGATGCTGAGCCAGTTTGGCGCGGTGCAGCTCTCGGCGGGCCGCTATCTGGTCTACGGCCTGATCGCCGTGGTGCTGCTGGCGCCGCGTTGGCGCGACCTGCGCACGCGTATCGGCATCGCCGAGTGGCGCGGCCTGCTCTGGCTGAGCCTGGCCGGCAATCTGGTGTATTTCGTGCTGCTGGCCAATGCCGTGCAGTGGGCCGGTGGCGCGGCGGCCTCACTGATCGTGGGCCTGATTCCGGTCGTGGTGACGCTGGCGGGCGTGCGCGAGAAGGGCGCCGTGCCGCTGCGCAAACTGGCGCCCGCGCTGCTGCTGTGCCTGGCCGGCGTGGCGTTGGTGGGTTACGAGGCGCTGCAGGCCGAGCACGCGCAGGGTTCCACCGGCCGCCGCCTGCTGGGCCTGCTGTGTGCGCTGGGCGCGCTGTTTTCGTGGGCGGTCTATTCGATCGGCAACAGCCGCTGGCTGGCGCGGCGGGCAGACCTGTCCGGGCACGACTGGTCGCTGCTGACCGGCGTGGCGACCGGCGCGCTGGCGCTGTTGTTGGTGCCCAGTGCCTTCCTGCTGCCGAACGCACCCCACGCCGTGGTGGACTGGGGCTGGTTCTGGCTGATCAGCGCCGGCGTGGCCGTGGTGGCGTCGGTGCTGGGCAACGCGTGCTGGAACCGGGCCAGCCGCAACCTGCCGCTGACCCTGACCGGGCAGATGATCGTGTTCGAGACCCTGTTCGCGCTGCTGTACGGGTTCGCCTGGCAACAGCGATGGCCCACGGCGATGGAGACGGTGGCGATCGTGTGCCTGGTTTCCGGGGTGCTGATGTGCGCCCATGCACACCGGCCCCCACGTGCAATCACCGAACATGCGGGCTGA
- the thrC gene encoding threonine synthase: protein MNFVSTRHTAPPATLSQAIAAGLAPDGGLYVPAQRPQASAWQPQGSLALDAAAVLAPYFEGDALAPYLSKLCADAFDFPAPLRALSTPGDHVLELFHGPTAAFKDFGARFLAASLAELQRDREQPLTIVVATSGDTGAAVAAAFHGQPGIRVMVLYPDGRVSPRQAHQLGCFGDNIHTLRVAGSFDDCQAMVKQALGDRELQARVPLSSANSISLGRWLPQMSYYAHAALEHHARTGNVLNLVVPTGNLGNAMAALLARAMGLPLGQVALATNANDVLPRFFQGGAYQPATSVATLANAMDVGAPSNFERLRWLYAGDDAALRADLHVEAVDDAAIRAVIVRRWAQAGEVFCPHTATAVAVLEALRADGMQGDWAVAATAHPAKFESVVEPLIGRALDVPPSLSALLQRPAHAQPCAPEYAALRERLLT, encoded by the coding sequence ATGAATTTCGTTTCCACCCGTCACACCGCACCGCCCGCCACGCTCAGCCAAGCCATTGCCGCCGGGCTGGCTCCCGACGGCGGCCTGTATGTTCCGGCGCAGCGCCCGCAGGCGTCAGCGTGGCAGCCGCAGGGCTCGCTGGCCCTGGATGCCGCCGCGGTGCTGGCACCGTACTTCGAAGGCGATGCGCTGGCACCGTACCTGTCCAAGCTGTGCGCCGACGCCTTTGATTTCCCCGCGCCGCTGCGCGCCCTGAGCACCCCTGGCGACCATGTGCTGGAGCTGTTCCATGGTCCCACCGCAGCGTTCAAGGATTTCGGTGCGCGCTTCCTGGCGGCCAGCCTGGCCGAGTTGCAGCGCGACCGCGAGCAACCGCTGACGATCGTGGTGGCCACCTCCGGCGATACCGGCGCGGCGGTAGCGGCGGCCTTCCACGGCCAACCGGGCATCCGCGTGATGGTGCTGTACCCGGATGGGCGCGTGTCGCCCCGGCAGGCGCACCAGCTGGGGTGCTTCGGCGACAACATCCACACGCTGCGCGTGGCCGGCTCATTCGATGACTGCCAGGCGATGGTGAAGCAGGCCTTGGGCGACCGCGAGCTGCAGGCCCGCGTGCCACTGAGTTCGGCCAACAGCATCAGCCTGGGGCGCTGGCTGCCGCAGATGAGTTACTACGCCCATGCCGCGTTGGAACACCACGCCCGTACCGGCAACGTGCTCAACCTGGTGGTCCCCACCGGCAACCTGGGCAATGCGATGGCCGCGCTGCTGGCCCGGGCGATGGGCCTGCCATTGGGGCAGGTCGCACTGGCCACCAACGCCAACGACGTGCTGCCGCGCTTCTTCCAGGGTGGCGCGTACCAGCCGGCGACCAGCGTGGCGACCCTGGCCAATGCGATGGACGTGGGCGCGCCGAGCAACTTCGAGCGGCTGCGCTGGCTGTATGCCGGCGACGATGCGGCGCTGCGCGCGGACCTGCACGTGGAGGCGGTGGACGATGCGGCGATCCGTGCAGTGATCGTGCGGCGCTGGGCACAGGCAGGTGAAGTGTTCTGCCCGCATACCGCCACCGCGGTGGCGGTGCTGGAGGCGTTGCGTGCCGATGGCATGCAGGGGGATTGGGCGGTCGCGGCGACGGCGCACCCGGCCAAGTTCGAATCGGTGGTGGAACCGTTGATCGGCCGGGCGCTGGACGTGCCGCCGTCGCTGTCGGCGCTGCTGCAGCGGCCGGCGCACGCGCAGCCGTGCGCGCCGGAATACGCAGCGTTACGCGAACGGCTGCTCACGTAG
- a CDS encoding YerC/YecD family TrpR-related protein, which produces MKLRPAPREKDAQADLACLAAAFAALSSPEQVTAFLRDLCTPAELEALSDRWKVVPLLQQGVPYREIHELTGVSVTTTGRVARSLEHGHGGYAAAIAVTATPTPPESE; this is translated from the coding sequence ATGAAACTACGTCCCGCCCCCCGAGAAAAAGACGCCCAGGCCGATCTGGCCTGCCTGGCGGCGGCCTTCGCCGCGCTGTCCAGCCCCGAGCAGGTCACCGCGTTCCTGCGCGACCTGTGCACCCCGGCCGAGCTGGAGGCGCTGTCGGACCGCTGGAAGGTGGTCCCGCTGCTGCAGCAGGGCGTGCCGTACCGCGAAATCCACGAACTGACCGGCGTCAGCGTGACCACTACCGGGCGCGTGGCGCGTTCGCTGGAGCATGGCCACGGCGGCTATGCCGCCGCCATCGCCGTCACCGCCACGCCTACGCCCCCCGAATCCGAGTAA
- the hisS gene encoding histidine--tRNA ligase — protein MIKPRTPPGIMELLPREQIAFQRMLDVIRRNYERFGFLPVETPVFELSDVLLTKSGGETERQVYFVQSTGALANAAEAGDKALPELALRFDLTVPLARYVAEHEHDLTFPFRRYQMQRVYRGERAQRGRFREFYQCDIDVIGKDTLSTRYDAEVLAVIHAVFAELSIGAFSIQLNNRKLLRGFFESLGVADGERQLAVLREVDKLDKRGPDYVRETLVGEGFAIPAEQVERILAFVAVRSSSHADALAQLDALLADPAASDTLKVGVAELREVLELVKALGVPETAYCLNFSIARGLDYYTGTVYETTLTDHPQIGSICSGGRYEDLASHYSKSKLPGVGISIGLTRLFWQLREAGLIAGIEDSSVHALVALMDDASLPQSLDIARRLRAGGINAEVQMEPKKIGKQFQYAAKAGIRFVVLAGDDELARGVVAVKDLLREQQFEVSREELASTLQVELEQAKVMP, from the coding sequence GTGATCAAGCCCCGTACGCCGCCCGGCATCATGGAATTGCTGCCGCGCGAGCAGATCGCGTTCCAGCGCATGCTGGACGTCATCCGCCGCAACTATGAGCGGTTCGGGTTCCTGCCGGTGGAAACCCCGGTGTTCGAGCTGTCCGACGTGCTGCTGACCAAGTCCGGCGGTGAAACCGAGCGCCAGGTCTATTTCGTGCAGTCCACCGGCGCGTTGGCCAACGCCGCCGAAGCCGGCGACAAGGCGCTGCCCGAGCTGGCCCTGCGCTTCGACCTCACCGTGCCGCTGGCCCGCTACGTGGCCGAACACGAGCACGACCTGACGTTCCCGTTCCGTCGTTACCAGATGCAGCGCGTGTACCGCGGCGAGCGTGCCCAGCGCGGCCGCTTCCGCGAGTTCTACCAGTGCGACATCGACGTGATCGGCAAGGACACCCTGAGCACCCGTTATGACGCCGAAGTCCTGGCGGTGATCCATGCGGTGTTCGCCGAGCTCAGCATCGGCGCCTTCAGCATCCAGCTGAACAACCGCAAGCTGCTGCGCGGCTTCTTCGAGAGCCTGGGCGTGGCCGATGGCGAGCGTCAGCTCGCGGTGCTGCGCGAAGTGGACAAGCTGGACAAGCGCGGGCCCGACTACGTGCGCGAGACGCTGGTGGGTGAGGGCTTCGCGATTCCGGCCGAGCAGGTCGAGCGGATCCTGGCTTTCGTGGCGGTGCGTTCCAGCAGCCACGCCGACGCGTTGGCGCAGCTGGACGCGCTGCTGGCCGATCCGGCCGCCAGTGACACGCTGAAGGTGGGCGTGGCCGAACTGCGCGAAGTGCTGGAGCTGGTCAAGGCGCTGGGCGTGCCGGAAACCGCGTACTGCCTCAACTTCTCCATTGCGCGCGGCCTGGATTACTACACCGGCACCGTGTACGAAACCACGCTGACCGACCACCCGCAGATCGGTTCGATCTGCTCCGGTGGCCGGTACGAAGACCTGGCCAGCCACTACAGCAAGTCCAAGCTGCCGGGCGTGGGTATTTCCATCGGCCTGACCCGCCTGTTCTGGCAGCTGCGCGAAGCCGGCCTGATCGCGGGGATCGAAGACAGCAGCGTGCACGCGCTGGTGGCGCTGATGGACGACGCCAGCCTGCCGCAGTCGCTGGACATCGCCCGTCGCCTGCGCGCCGGTGGCATCAACGCCGAAGTGCAGATGGAGCCGAAGAAGATCGGCAAGCAGTTCCAGTACGCGGCCAAGGCCGGGATTCGCTTCGTGGTGCTGGCCGGTGACGACGAGCTGGCCCGTGGCGTGGTAGCGGTGAAGGACCTGCTGCGCGAGCAGCAGTTCGAGGTGTCGCGCGAGGAACTGGCCAGCACCCTGCAGGTGGAACTGGAGCAGGCCAAGGTCATGCCGTGA
- a CDS encoding helix-turn-helix domain-containing protein, translated as MTRPHSGTALSAVEDPASPGCSPLRDCLHCSVRHLAVCSALSPDEVLALERVTVSQPLALGATLARSGEPRLHVYTLTAGALRLVRTLADGRRQISGFVLPGDYLGLSGNDHHRYDIEAIADSRVCRVALPQMKELRARYPHLERKLLQRACQELDAAQDAAMSLARLQPAEKLADFLLRLAAREARLGGNGLRVTLPMGRGDIADHLGLTMETVSRTFTKLRQQGLIALPHLNTVEILDEAALQTLSGE; from the coding sequence ATGACCCGGCCCCACTCCGGTACCGCCCTTTCCGCCGTTGAAGATCCCGCCAGCCCGGGCTGCTCGCCGCTGCGCGACTGCCTGCACTGCTCGGTACGTCATCTGGCCGTGTGCTCGGCGCTGTCGCCCGACGAAGTGCTGGCGCTGGAACGGGTGACCGTGTCCCAGCCGCTGGCGCTGGGCGCCACCCTCGCCCGCAGCGGCGAACCGCGCCTACATGTCTATACGTTGACCGCCGGGGCGCTGCGCCTGGTGCGGACACTGGCCGACGGCCGCCGCCAGATCAGTGGGTTCGTGCTGCCCGGCGATTACCTGGGCCTGAGTGGCAACGACCACCATCGCTACGACATCGAAGCCATCGCCGACAGCCGCGTCTGCCGGGTGGCGCTGCCACAGATGAAAGAGCTGCGTGCGCGTTACCCGCACCTGGAGCGCAAGCTGCTGCAGCGCGCCTGCCAGGAACTGGACGCGGCGCAGGACGCGGCCATGTCGCTGGCCCGCCTGCAACCGGCGGAAAAGCTGGCCGATTTCCTGCTCCGCCTGGCTGCCCGCGAAGCCCGCCTGGGTGGCAACGGCCTGCGCGTGACCTTGCCCATGGGCCGCGGCGACATCGCCGACCACCTTGGGCTGACCATGGAAACGGTGAGCCGCACGTTCACCAAGCTTCGCCAGCAGGGCCTGATCGCCCTGCCCCACCTGAACACCGTCGAGATCCTCGACGAAGCCGCACTGCAGACGCTTTCCGGCGAGTAA
- a CDS encoding homoserine kinase: MSRGDDNVARAFSPASVGNAAVGFDILGHAIAGVGDTVTVRRIDAPEVRIAAIRGTPFALPLHAPDNTAGAALIALREALALPFGFEVEIDKGIALGSGMGGSAASCVAALVAANALLDAPLSRKALYPFALEGEAVASGGRHGDNLGPMLLGGLVLSTAERLVPIPVPDAWHSLLVHPEAVLETRRARAALQGSYALGEFVEQSANLALVLSGCFTADASLVRAGLRDVLVEPRRAGLIGGFHTARDAALAAGAMGASISGAGPSLFAWFERRDAALAAQAAVQQAFADAGFDSQGWVSPLNAPGAQLL; the protein is encoded by the coding sequence GTGAGTCGTGGTGATGACAACGTGGCACGGGCGTTCTCGCCAGCTTCGGTGGGCAACGCCGCGGTGGGCTTCGACATCTTGGGACATGCCATCGCCGGTGTTGGCGACACGGTGACGGTGCGCCGTATCGACGCGCCGGAGGTGCGCATTGCGGCCATCCGCGGCACCCCGTTCGCGCTGCCGCTGCACGCGCCGGACAATACCGCAGGTGCGGCGTTGATCGCGCTGCGCGAGGCGCTGGCCTTGCCGTTCGGATTCGAGGTGGAGATCGACAAGGGCATCGCGCTGGGGTCGGGCATGGGCGGATCGGCGGCGTCCTGCGTGGCCGCGCTGGTGGCGGCCAATGCGCTGCTGGACGCGCCGCTGTCGCGCAAGGCGCTGTATCCGTTCGCGCTGGAGGGCGAGGCGGTGGCCAGCGGCGGGCGGCACGGCGACAACCTGGGCCCGATGCTGCTGGGCGGGCTGGTGTTGAGCACGGCCGAGCGGCTGGTGCCGATTCCCGTGCCCGACGCCTGGCACAGCCTGCTGGTGCATCCGGAGGCCGTGCTGGAAACGCGCCGTGCCCGCGCGGCGCTGCAGGGCAGCTACGCGCTGGGCGAGTTCGTTGAACAGAGTGCCAACCTCGCGCTGGTGCTGAGCGGCTGCTTCACCGCCGATGCGTCGCTGGTGCGTGCCGGGCTGCGCGACGTGCTGGTGGAGCCGCGCCGCGCGGGATTGATTGGGGGCTTCCATACCGCACGTGATGCGGCGCTGGCAGCCGGTGCGATGGGGGCCAGCATTTCCGGTGCCGGGCCGAGCCTGTTCGCCTGGTTCGAGCGGCGCGACGCCGCGCTGGCGGCGCAGGCGGCGGTGCAGCAGGCCTTCGCCGACGCCGGGTTCGACAGCCAGGGGTGGGTCTCGCCCTTGAACGCGCCGGGCGCGCAGTTGCTGTGA